One stretch of Heptranchias perlo isolate sHepPer1 chromosome 41, sHepPer1.hap1, whole genome shotgun sequence DNA includes these proteins:
- the numbl gene encoding numb-like protein isoform X1, translated as MNKLRQSLRRKKQPYVPEASRPHQWQADEEAVRKGKCNFPVRYLGHVEVEESRGMHVCEDAVKKLKTEPKNFKSIFRKTGKKSVKAILWVSADGLRVVDDKTKDLIVDQTIEKVSFCAPDRNYDKAFSYICRDGTTRRWICHCFMALKDSGERLSHAVGCAFAACLERKQRREKECGVTASFDASRTSFTREGSFRVTTASQQAEREEMMKQLQDKKKAETTASATPAMGSGPPTQTPSGSPPQGAASPVDKSDSNYQHAIPRRHAPLEQLVRQGSFRGFPALSQKNSPFKRQLSLRLNELPSTLQRKTSDFQVKSPVPEFDSSPTNDPDSINALCSQINTSFNKPPADPFSSTPVANSIAATAPTIPPHAPPGNGGWGDATTTSSTTMTVRSAFHPSHRRTPSEAERWLQEVAKAARTQHHPMAAAAISIPTSFDPTPAPVSMFAPPPMQPAFMPMATYAPSLTNGVPYPPASVPVVGITPSQMVANAFGSAAGALATHAHPATAASSFPQGFGISAPPAASVGLFPRSRRQVNGSAASVGGAWPPEPTQLQTAPQADQFEAQWAALESKSQQRVSPLPTNPFSTDLQKTFEIQL; from the exons ATGAACAAGCTGAGACAGAGTCTGCGGCGTAAGAAACAGCCGTACGTGCCGGAAGCCAGTCGTCCCCACCAGTGGCAGGCTGATGAGGAAGCCGTCCGCAAGGGCAAGTGCAATTTCCCGGTTCGG TATTTAGGTCATGTGGAGGTGGAGGAGTCTCGAGGAATGCACGTGTGTGAGGACGCAGTGAAGAAACTGAAGACC GAGCCGAAGAACTTCAAATCCATCTTCCGAAAA ACTGGAAAAAAGTCGGTGAAAGCAATCCTGTGGGTGTCTGCCGACGGACTGAGGGTTGTAGATGACAAGACAAAG gACCTCATAGTGGACCAGACCATTGAGAAAGTTTCGTTCTGCGCTCCCGATCGCAATTACGACAAGGCCTTCTCGTACATTTGCCGGGACGGCACCACCAGGCGCTGGATCTGCCACTGCTTCATGGCGCTGAAAGACTCG GGGGAGCGGCTGAGCCACGCTGTGGGCTGCGCCTTCGCGGCCTGCCTGGAGAGGAAGCAGAGGCGGGAGAAGGAGTGCGGAGTGACGGCCTCGTTCGACGCCAGCAGGACGAGCTTCACGAGAGAAGGTTCCTTCAGGGTCACCACGGCCTCCCagcaagcagagagagaggagatgatgAAGCAACTGCAGGACAAAAAGAAAG CTGAGACAACGGCCTCCGCCACCCCAGCGATGGGATCGGGGCCCCCGACGCAGACCCCCAGCGGCTCTCCCCCACAGGGGGCGGCCTCTCCGGTGGACAAGAGCGACTCAAACTACCAGCACGCCATCCCGCGGAGGCACGCGCCCCTGGAGCAGCTGGTGAGGCAGGGCTCGTTCCGCGGCTTTCCGGCCCTCAGCCAGAAGAACTCCCCGTTCAAGCGGCAGCTGTCCCTGAGACTCAACGAGCTCCCGTCCACTTTACAGAGGAAGACGTCAGACTTTCAGGTCAAAAGTCCAG tgccgGAGTTCGATTCGTCACCCACCAACGACCCAGACAGCATCAACGCCCTCTGCTCCCAGATCAACACTTCCTTCAACAAACCTCCCGCCGATCCGTTCTCTTCCACGCCCGTCGCCAATTCGATCGCAGCGACTGCGCCAACAATACCTCCCCATGCTCCTCCCG GGAACGGAGGATGGGGAGATGCCACTACCACCTCAAGCACCACCATGACGGTGAGATCTGCGTTCCACCCGAGCCACAGACGGACGCCCTCGGAGGCCGAGCGCTGGTTGCAAGAAGTGGCAAAGGCGGCTCGAACACAGCACCATCCCATGGCGGCGGCCGCcatctccatccccacctccttcgACCCGACGCCCGCCCCTGTCAGCATGTTCGCCCCGCCCCCCATGCAGCCCGCCTTCATGCCCATGGCCACCTACGCGCCGAGCCTGACCAACGGCGTGCCCTACCCGCCCGCCAGCGTGCCGGTGGTGGGCATCACGCCCTCTCAGATGGTGGCCAACGCCTTCGGCAGCGCCGCGGGAGCGCTGGCCACGCACGCCCACCCAGCAACCGCCGCCAGTTCCTTCCCCCAGGGTTTCGGCATCTCCGCGCCCCCTGCCGCCAGCGTCGGGCTCTTCCCCAGGTCCAGGCGGCAGGTCAACGGGTCAGCGGCCTCCGTCGGAGGGGCCTGGCCTCCCGAACCCACGCAGCTGCAAACCGCTCCCCAGGCTGACCAGTTCGAGGCTCAGTGGGCCGCACTAGAATCCAAGTCCCAGCAGCGAGTCAGTCCATTACCAACCAACCCATTTTCCACCGATCTACAGAAAACATTTGAGATTCAGCTTTaa
- the numbl gene encoding numb-like protein isoform X2: MNKLRQSLRRKKQPYVPEASRPHQWQADEEAVRKGKCNFPVRYLGHVEVEESRGMHVCEDAVKKLKTTGKKSVKAILWVSADGLRVVDDKTKDLIVDQTIEKVSFCAPDRNYDKAFSYICRDGTTRRWICHCFMALKDSGERLSHAVGCAFAACLERKQRREKECGVTASFDASRTSFTREGSFRVTTASQQAEREEMMKQLQDKKKAETTASATPAMGSGPPTQTPSGSPPQGAASPVDKSDSNYQHAIPRRHAPLEQLVRQGSFRGFPALSQKNSPFKRQLSLRLNELPSTLQRKTSDFQVKSPVPEFDSSPTNDPDSINALCSQINTSFNKPPADPFSSTPVANSIAATAPTIPPHAPPGNGGWGDATTTSSTTMTVRSAFHPSHRRTPSEAERWLQEVAKAARTQHHPMAAAAISIPTSFDPTPAPVSMFAPPPMQPAFMPMATYAPSLTNGVPYPPASVPVVGITPSQMVANAFGSAAGALATHAHPATAASSFPQGFGISAPPAASVGLFPRSRRQVNGSAASVGGAWPPEPTQLQTAPQADQFEAQWAALESKSQQRVSPLPTNPFSTDLQKTFEIQL; this comes from the exons ATGAACAAGCTGAGACAGAGTCTGCGGCGTAAGAAACAGCCGTACGTGCCGGAAGCCAGTCGTCCCCACCAGTGGCAGGCTGATGAGGAAGCCGTCCGCAAGGGCAAGTGCAATTTCCCGGTTCGG TATTTAGGTCATGTGGAGGTGGAGGAGTCTCGAGGAATGCACGTGTGTGAGGACGCAGTGAAGAAACTGAAGACC ACTGGAAAAAAGTCGGTGAAAGCAATCCTGTGGGTGTCTGCCGACGGACTGAGGGTTGTAGATGACAAGACAAAG gACCTCATAGTGGACCAGACCATTGAGAAAGTTTCGTTCTGCGCTCCCGATCGCAATTACGACAAGGCCTTCTCGTACATTTGCCGGGACGGCACCACCAGGCGCTGGATCTGCCACTGCTTCATGGCGCTGAAAGACTCG GGGGAGCGGCTGAGCCACGCTGTGGGCTGCGCCTTCGCGGCCTGCCTGGAGAGGAAGCAGAGGCGGGAGAAGGAGTGCGGAGTGACGGCCTCGTTCGACGCCAGCAGGACGAGCTTCACGAGAGAAGGTTCCTTCAGGGTCACCACGGCCTCCCagcaagcagagagagaggagatgatgAAGCAACTGCAGGACAAAAAGAAAG CTGAGACAACGGCCTCCGCCACCCCAGCGATGGGATCGGGGCCCCCGACGCAGACCCCCAGCGGCTCTCCCCCACAGGGGGCGGCCTCTCCGGTGGACAAGAGCGACTCAAACTACCAGCACGCCATCCCGCGGAGGCACGCGCCCCTGGAGCAGCTGGTGAGGCAGGGCTCGTTCCGCGGCTTTCCGGCCCTCAGCCAGAAGAACTCCCCGTTCAAGCGGCAGCTGTCCCTGAGACTCAACGAGCTCCCGTCCACTTTACAGAGGAAGACGTCAGACTTTCAGGTCAAAAGTCCAG tgccgGAGTTCGATTCGTCACCCACCAACGACCCAGACAGCATCAACGCCCTCTGCTCCCAGATCAACACTTCCTTCAACAAACCTCCCGCCGATCCGTTCTCTTCCACGCCCGTCGCCAATTCGATCGCAGCGACTGCGCCAACAATACCTCCCCATGCTCCTCCCG GGAACGGAGGATGGGGAGATGCCACTACCACCTCAAGCACCACCATGACGGTGAGATCTGCGTTCCACCCGAGCCACAGACGGACGCCCTCGGAGGCCGAGCGCTGGTTGCAAGAAGTGGCAAAGGCGGCTCGAACACAGCACCATCCCATGGCGGCGGCCGCcatctccatccccacctccttcgACCCGACGCCCGCCCCTGTCAGCATGTTCGCCCCGCCCCCCATGCAGCCCGCCTTCATGCCCATGGCCACCTACGCGCCGAGCCTGACCAACGGCGTGCCCTACCCGCCCGCCAGCGTGCCGGTGGTGGGCATCACGCCCTCTCAGATGGTGGCCAACGCCTTCGGCAGCGCCGCGGGAGCGCTGGCCACGCACGCCCACCCAGCAACCGCCGCCAGTTCCTTCCCCCAGGGTTTCGGCATCTCCGCGCCCCCTGCCGCCAGCGTCGGGCTCTTCCCCAGGTCCAGGCGGCAGGTCAACGGGTCAGCGGCCTCCGTCGGAGGGGCCTGGCCTCCCGAACCCACGCAGCTGCAAACCGCTCCCCAGGCTGACCAGTTCGAGGCTCAGTGGGCCGCACTAGAATCCAAGTCCCAGCAGCGAGTCAGTCCATTACCAACCAACCCATTTTCCACCGATCTACAGAAAACATTTGAGATTCAGCTTTaa
- the numbl gene encoding numb-like protein isoform X3, with product MDLIVDQTIEKVSFCAPDRNYDKAFSYICRDGTTRRWICHCFMALKDSGERLSHAVGCAFAACLERKQRREKECGVTASFDASRTSFTREGSFRVTTASQQAEREEMMKQLQDKKKAETTASATPAMGSGPPTQTPSGSPPQGAASPVDKSDSNYQHAIPRRHAPLEQLVRQGSFRGFPALSQKNSPFKRQLSLRLNELPSTLQRKTSDFQVKSPVPEFDSSPTNDPDSINALCSQINTSFNKPPADPFSSTPVANSIAATAPTIPPHAPPGNGGWGDATTTSSTTMTVRSAFHPSHRRTPSEAERWLQEVAKAARTQHHPMAAAAISIPTSFDPTPAPVSMFAPPPMQPAFMPMATYAPSLTNGVPYPPASVPVVGITPSQMVANAFGSAAGALATHAHPATAASSFPQGFGISAPPAASVGLFPRSRRQVNGSAASVGGAWPPEPTQLQTAPQADQFEAQWAALESKSQQRVSPLPTNPFSTDLQKTFEIQL from the exons ATG gACCTCATAGTGGACCAGACCATTGAGAAAGTTTCGTTCTGCGCTCCCGATCGCAATTACGACAAGGCCTTCTCGTACATTTGCCGGGACGGCACCACCAGGCGCTGGATCTGCCACTGCTTCATGGCGCTGAAAGACTCG GGGGAGCGGCTGAGCCACGCTGTGGGCTGCGCCTTCGCGGCCTGCCTGGAGAGGAAGCAGAGGCGGGAGAAGGAGTGCGGAGTGACGGCCTCGTTCGACGCCAGCAGGACGAGCTTCACGAGAGAAGGTTCCTTCAGGGTCACCACGGCCTCCCagcaagcagagagagaggagatgatgAAGCAACTGCAGGACAAAAAGAAAG CTGAGACAACGGCCTCCGCCACCCCAGCGATGGGATCGGGGCCCCCGACGCAGACCCCCAGCGGCTCTCCCCCACAGGGGGCGGCCTCTCCGGTGGACAAGAGCGACTCAAACTACCAGCACGCCATCCCGCGGAGGCACGCGCCCCTGGAGCAGCTGGTGAGGCAGGGCTCGTTCCGCGGCTTTCCGGCCCTCAGCCAGAAGAACTCCCCGTTCAAGCGGCAGCTGTCCCTGAGACTCAACGAGCTCCCGTCCACTTTACAGAGGAAGACGTCAGACTTTCAGGTCAAAAGTCCAG tgccgGAGTTCGATTCGTCACCCACCAACGACCCAGACAGCATCAACGCCCTCTGCTCCCAGATCAACACTTCCTTCAACAAACCTCCCGCCGATCCGTTCTCTTCCACGCCCGTCGCCAATTCGATCGCAGCGACTGCGCCAACAATACCTCCCCATGCTCCTCCCG GGAACGGAGGATGGGGAGATGCCACTACCACCTCAAGCACCACCATGACGGTGAGATCTGCGTTCCACCCGAGCCACAGACGGACGCCCTCGGAGGCCGAGCGCTGGTTGCAAGAAGTGGCAAAGGCGGCTCGAACACAGCACCATCCCATGGCGGCGGCCGCcatctccatccccacctccttcgACCCGACGCCCGCCCCTGTCAGCATGTTCGCCCCGCCCCCCATGCAGCCCGCCTTCATGCCCATGGCCACCTACGCGCCGAGCCTGACCAACGGCGTGCCCTACCCGCCCGCCAGCGTGCCGGTGGTGGGCATCACGCCCTCTCAGATGGTGGCCAACGCCTTCGGCAGCGCCGCGGGAGCGCTGGCCACGCACGCCCACCCAGCAACCGCCGCCAGTTCCTTCCCCCAGGGTTTCGGCATCTCCGCGCCCCCTGCCGCCAGCGTCGGGCTCTTCCCCAGGTCCAGGCGGCAGGTCAACGGGTCAGCGGCCTCCGTCGGAGGGGCCTGGCCTCCCGAACCCACGCAGCTGCAAACCGCTCCCCAGGCTGACCAGTTCGAGGCTCAGTGGGCCGCACTAGAATCCAAGTCCCAGCAGCGAGTCAGTCCATTACCAACCAACCCATTTTCCACCGATCTACAGAAAACATTTGAGATTCAGCTTTaa